Genomic segment of Oncorhynchus tshawytscha isolate Ot180627B linkage group LG13, Otsh_v2.0, whole genome shotgun sequence:
AGGGAACATTTAGGATGGAAATGACACACTTGTCGCAGCTGGTGCCACTTAAATATAGCTATTTCCAGAGGATGGCAGACTGTGGCAGAGCTTTTATCCCCAGCCTCAGTAAACAACAGAGGCTGCACCTCGTACACAGCCCAGCCCAGGTACTTGACAATATTGATTtatacatgtgaaaaatgaatgcatGAAGGTAATCAACTAGCCAGCTCTAGTGAATAGGCAGAGGGCTTAGTGTCCGGTTGAGGCCCAGCTAGAACAGTCTTATTAACACATtagaaaaacaaacacaacatCTGCCAGTGGCTCAGCTGTGGCAGCCTTATTCTCCCCATCACCCTGActctggaggagggaggagggaggaggcggCTTTCAGCTTGTCTCACCAAGCATGTGATTATGGCCGGGACGCCTTGGGAGCTCTCAGAGCTCTCCAATCTTCCACCACACTCCCAACACAATTAACAACAGGCTCCACAACTCCTCTTGCAATCCCCAGCCTCAAATGAGATAGATTGTACCAAGATTTAGATTGATACTGTGCCTGGGAGGGATAAATTATTACAAACGACTCCGTCCTGACTAATTGCGTGAATTGAAGAAAATGTTCCCTTTTAAGTAAGGGTCGAGCATCTAAAGCTTAGGGACAAGTTGCCAATATTGTCTATCAGCCACAAAATCTGTCCTCCATGGTTATCTACCAAGACCTTACATATGCAGACATTAAGGACAATAGTATGCTTGTCTAATAACCCTCTAGAGTCGGGTGCATCACTCTAAGTTATATAACAAAAACTtacccatcaaaatctgtctgtttaagatagagatatcaTCCGGCAGTGTCACACTTCTGCGGTACTCAGTGGTGTTTGTCAAACCATGAGACACcccgaaaatcagtcttctcacgaaaacaacTGAGGCGGTTTGCTTTACAACCCTCACAAGTGTcaggggactcgtctgaagtcgataccgtcgatgtgccaacttctgtttgtagcgTCAAAactgtttgggctacaaactaatgtgaccccactgtgGAAACAGGAGATTCTCACAAAGACAATGGTGTtctgttttgctctacaacccccacaatTGTCACAGAACTAATCTAAATGTAACCAGTACTGGTTAAAaacaatgaatggaagtatgaatGTAGTTTTGAGCCTACCCACAAAAGGGGTTCAACAATTCCCCCCCCccattttcatggtatccaattgtttagtagctactatcttgtctcatcgctacaactcccgtacaggctcaggagagacaaaggttgaaagtaaTGCGTCCTCCAATATACAACCCAAcaaagctgcactgcttcttaacacagcacacatccaacccggaagccagccgcaccaatgtgtcagaggaaacatcgtgcacctggcaaccttggttagcatgcactgcacccagcccgccacaggagtcactggtgcacaatgagacaaggatatccctattggccaacccctccctaacccagacaacgctaggCCGATtttgcgtcgccccatggacctcccggtcgtggccggttacgacagagcctgggcgcaaacccagagtctctggtggcacagctggcgctgcagtacagcgcccttaaccactgcgccacccgggaggctgggGTTCAACATTTTctgatacctaaaggggtcctaaaattctaaatcaaatagctaaatgatccatagcatgaccatcttaaaacaattccatatgtcagcagCTTAGCCCAACCCCCCACATGGGCTAATAGCCGACAAAACTTAACTCAACTCCACGATTTACGATGCAGCTCAGCACCGACTAGTGTGGGTGGACTGGAGTTTTTCTCATAAACTGGAGGGACCTGTCAGAAGGAACTGTCACAGTATTTGCTCTTTGGGATTGTCTAGGCCAGCTAaagatggcaccgacagagaGGGCCgcttcgcttctagtccttaggaaactttgcagtattttgttttttaatgtgttatttcttactttGTTAGCCtggaaaatcttaagtgttactacatacagccgggaagaacgattggatatcagagcgacgtcaacttacgagcactacgaccaggaatacgactttcccgaagcagatcctttGTCTGAACTACCCAGGGAATCTGAACAGAAGAGGTCAACAGAGCGGACTTCTGGTTAGACTTCGGAGGCGCATACACCACCCACCGCCTAagagtatattacttgctaatgtccagtctctagaaaacaaggtagatgaaattagggcaagggttgctttccagagagacatcagggattgcaacatactctgtttcacagaaacatggctctctcgggatatgttgtcagagtcggtacagccactgGGATTCTTTGTGCGTTGCGCCGACAGAAATAAATCTCTCCGGAAAAAAGAAGGGTGGggatgtatgtttcatgattaacgacttatggtgtaattgtaacaacatacaggaactcaagtccttttgttcacctgacctagaattcctcacaatcaaatgccgaccgtattatctcccaagagaatatGTGTatatccccctcaagccgataccccGACGTCCCTCAAGGAATGTGTgggtttataaggaagtgcataggagatgttgtacccactctctctctctctctctctctctctctctcaggacctgagccctaggaccatgcctcgggactacctggcacatcttggccacccctcagaacctggttcctcctcccctcagagcctagttgttgtggaattgttagattacttgttagatattgctgtagCGAAatgcacaagtatttcgctacactcgcaataacatctgctaaccatgtgtatgtgaccaatttgatttgatttgaaaggggTATTCAAATCTCACTACGATGTCTGAAATACTGTtgcttttctgttctacctgaaaATGAAgtacacccacctggtgtcccaggtctaaatcagtccctgactaGAGGGAAATCATGAAAAAAAATGCAGAGGAACTGGTCCAGATTTGAATTTGAGGGGTAAacaatgccttcggaaagtattcagaccccttgacttttcccacattttattacgttacagccttattctaaaagggattacttttaaaaaaaatactcagcaatctacacacaatacccaataatgacaaagtatttaataatattttaattatttaaaaagtattcaaatcctttgctatgagactcgaaattgagtttccatgtatcatccttgagatgtttctacaacttgattggagtccacctgtggtaaattcaaaggcacactcctgtctatgtaaggtcccacagttggcagtgcatggcagagcagaaaccaagccatgaggatggaggaattgtccgtagaactccgagacaagattgtgtctcggcacagatcttgggaagggtaccaaaatatttctgcagcattgaaggtccccaagaacacagtggtctccatcattcttttaatacatttttgatttatttaagtgcagaaaatgacagcctacccaggacaatgcttggccaattgtgcaccaccttatgggactcccaatcacagccagatgtgatgtaacctggatttgaaccaggagcTGCAGTGATCCttcttgcattgagatgcagtgccttggaccactgcgccacttgggcctctcaaattcaaatctggaccagttcctcttaaatggaagaagtttggaagcaccaagactcttcctagagctggccagccggccaaactgaacaatcgggggagaagggtctttgtcagggaggtgaccaagaacctgatggtcacactgatagagctccagagttcctctatggagatgtgaaaagcttccagaaggacaaccatctctgcagcactcagccaatcaggcctttgtggtagagtgaccagacagaagccactccccagtaaagcacatgacagcccacttggagtttactAAAGACTCTCAAACAATGAGAAACTAaattctctggcctgatgaaaccaagattgaactcgtcacgtctggaagaaacctggcaccatccctacggtgaagcatggtggtggcagcatcatgctgttgggatgcttttcagcgtcagggactgggagactagtcaggatcgagggaaagatgaacggagcaaagtacagagagatcattgatgaaaacctgctccagaacgctcaggacctcagactgggtcaaaggttcaccttccaacaggacaacgaccctaagcacacagataagacaatgcaggagtggctttgggacaagtctctgaatgtacttgagtggcccagccagagctggaGAGActtggagagacctgaatatagctgtgcagtaacgctccccatccaacctgacagagcttgagaggatctgcagagaagaatgcgaGAAACTCCCCCAAAcgctggtgtgccaagcttgtagcgccatacccaagaagactcgaggctgtaaagggtctgaatacttatgtaaatgtgacatttcagatttgtatttatttataaattagcaaaacatttgaacaaacctgtttttgcgttgtcatgatggggtattgtgtgtagattgatgagggggggaaaaacaatgtaatacatttgtGAAATGTAATACAgcatgtgaaaaaagtcaaggggtctgaaccctttcctgaaggcactgtcGGCCCATTTGCTAGTGGGCTTCTCTTGAAACCCTTTAGACTTCACAGCAGTAATCCAGAATAGAGCACAATTCTAATGACGAAAGCTACATCTCTCTCAGGATATCTGTATCCAGTAAATTGATTTCTGGATGAACTGCTACAGTATTCCTCCTAATGGAATTGACCACCTTGGGCCAACCATCTCAGACTCTCAAATAAACTCTCAAATAGCCCAAATGTGCAGCGCTATACCATTACAGTTCTGTTGCTTTCTATATCACCTCTCGTTGACTTTTTGTCTCCACCACGCAATTTGGGGTGAAATACTGAGGAAAGTATTTCAAATAAATGTTAAATGCGGCATATGCCGTGACTCAATACAATGTGAATGCATACAGCAGTAGAAAGAATGGGTTtttgggagagaaaaaaaaaagtatctGAAATtctgtatttgcatatttcagtGTTTTCTGTATTTAATATCTCTGTTCTTTTTATTACGTTTTAATCTGTGCCATCTCTGTCAGGAAGACAGTACAATAACAACCCTAAAAGTCCAGGTAGTAAACAACATTTATCATTACTGATAGAAAACAGTGATACAAACATTCCCAAGATTATGTCCTGGGATCCTGGCCGACTAAGATTGATGCGTACAGTGTGATGAGAAATGGTATCCACTCAATTTTTGTGACTTGCAATGCACAGTAGCCTTAAGTAATCTTTAGTGTTTTTCTAAAGAGCGAGCTGGGCCTGTACCTCTGTTATATCTCTATATCTACTGTAATATTTCAGCTAACCCTGTCTAACCCTGTCGTTGCAAAGTCATGTCTAGGCCACCATTACTGATGAACTGGTCTGAACTGGATCTAACTCCATAGATGTAGATATGTGCTCTTCAGTTAATGaggagagacgagacagagaggtGAAGTCAGTTGCAGTTCAAAACATCCTGTTAGGTTTGACTTCCACAACGCAGTAACCAGGATGCTCCGTCTCTGACAGGCAAATCACTCGTCCGAGTGGCACGACTTCACAGCTCACGCTGGAGGTAAATGGCAATGGCTGATGATCTAACAATCACATTGGAAGCTCTGACACCAAGTCCATTAAGAGGCTTTCAGGCCGCCTGATCACAGCTCGGGTGTGGAAGCTTTTCAATAATGCAATGCCTGGCAAGCCATCTTGACTCAGTTCATTAAAGGGCCCCAGTGTTGgaacacacaccaccactactattttATTTGAACATGCCAATCACCGGGGCTCAGGCAAGCCTTAGGGTGATAGCAGGCGAGGAAAAGGAGAAAAGTCGCTTCAGAGATCAGAGGAAGAGGGATATACACTGGAAGGAGGCCAATCCCTGTCCTCCACTGATGGTTTGCATTAGAGCGGTGCAGAGATTATTCAGTGTTTCCAGTTGTCCCTCGAGGTAAGTGCTTGTCAAAAGTTACAGTTGATATGAAGGAAACTTGAGGAGAATCAATGTCACAGACGGTTCCTTAAAGTGTAGACAACACTGTGGGGGCCTGACTGTGTCATCATCACGGATGGAGGGGAGGACATTCAGATTGACAGTGACCGGGGATAGTACATGTATGGTTGGTATTGGGGTCATTGAAGGTGACATAGCATCTGAAGAACAGGATTTTGAAGACTTAGGGTGCTGTTTGAATTGGGGCTCTGGGGAATGTGACATGGTGTCAGGGGGTTGGTTGTAGCAAACGTCTAGTGTTTCTAAAGGAACCTTGCTATTCTTTGCCATTGTTGGTGGTATCAGGCCAGAAAGCCAGGGTATACTTTCAGTGAAGTGGGGAGATATCTCATGGGATAGTGATGAGGTACTAGATATGTCAAAACCGGTAACTACGGGACAGAAAATCCACGGAGTGTTTAAGATGACATATGATTAGGGGAATAGTGGCATCCCTTTTACACTGAAGACATACATATTTTTGCTCTGTCATCAGAACCTATGGCTTTGACCTTCTGTGGAGAGACTCGAACCACATTCTCTGATAATGGTTACCATGGGGCTAATGACATAATATCCTAGGAGATGGTGCCTGTTTATCAAGCTGTGTGTCATACCACATAAACCTTAGACAGGGCCTAAAGGTCATTAAAACTAAAGACTTGTTGTTGATTTGTCTTTTTTGAACTGGATATATTGTACGCGATGTTCCATTATAACGGAAATCAAGAAATAGTCAAACATGTTTAGTGTGGTTTCCTGCACAGAGAACAATCCAATCGTTTACAGAAAACATCAATATGGAATGGCGTGAGgccctttatatatatatatatatatatatatatatatatattttttttttacaaatgctgTTTTGAATTGAAGATAATTGTACCTACACACTGAAGAAGGCTGTAAAGCCAAACACGTTTGTGTAAACTATCCCtgatgcagttaaaaaaataaatatttaaaagcTTTATACAACATATTTTGTAGTGCGAACCCATTAGACCTCTGTTGAAACTGCTTCATTGGCATATCATTTTTTTTGCAGTGTATTACCAGGAAAATAATCAACACCCTCTCGACCAATTATATTAAGAGTATTCGGCCTAGTAGTGGTACAACATTTTGCATTGTACTATTGTATTAGTGATTTACACAGTATTACAGTACATAAACAGTATGTATAGAGCGTCAAAGAACAAGACATTTACATGGCACAGCACATGTCTCATAACTCAATTTATTGGACATATTATTCTGTTTTTGATTTACATTTCATGAGAATCCATGTAAAGGAGCATTGTAACATGCATCACATTTTCATTGCAGGCATATAATCACATAGAATGTGTTTATAAAAAGCATCTACAGgaaatgtaaataataattgtACAAAAACCTTATTCATGGTCCTTCCGAGCCAGACAGGAACCATTGACCAGTGGTGGCTGtagagttttttttttgtataataataacaataataataatcatcatactattattaataataattcaACTTATCACAAACCTGTGGCTGCCTCTCTTGCCAAGCGGACCAGTGAGAAAACTACGAGTCAAAATGTTTGATCTCTATGTGACACAACATTCCATTCTGTGGGTGGTTTAAAGATGCAGAGCTCATGGATGACCAGTTTAATATTATTAGGTTTAATACTGAGATGAACACTGATTTGCTGATATCTAGTTGTTCTTTGCGGGATTCAGCCAGTATCAAAAGACATCCTATACACAGATTAAATAGGTGGCTTGCtttagtatttaaaaaaaaaaacatcttcttGTGTTTTCTTTACATTTCTTTACATGGATGGCTCTTAAGTGACAAGCAAGATGGTTAAGACCAATATGACGTTTCCAAGAAACAGTTCATTGATAAAGATGTTACTCCTCGATATACATTCATGTGGGAGAACACGAGTCCACCAAATAATCCACAAAAGTCCCCAAGACTTCATGTGTGGCATTTACTCAGTCTCTCCATTTGTCATTGATCATCACTGAGACTAATGGTCATGTGCACTGTCCTCACGTGGATGAGGTATATTTTAGTAGGCTATAAGTGACGCTTTTCTTCATTCCAGCTCCCTTTCTCAAATGCCAACCTTAGCAATGCAGGATCTTGATGAAAGCTTTTCTGAACTCTATATTGAAAGTGGTGTATATGATGGGGTTCACGGCACTGTTCACATACCCCAGCCACGTGAAAGCATTGTACATCTCCGCAGGAACCTTGCATGTGGTGCAGTGGGTGTTCAATATATGAGTGATGAAAAAAGGTAGCCAGCATATGATAAATAcacctgaaaagagagagagagagagaagacaaaatgTGAAAAGATCGGAGAAACCAGCCAGTACCATGTTACTGGATTGATGTGAACATTGAACCATGTCCTGAAGATAGACTTGATAAATCTTAATTTCTCCCcaatgaaaataaaaaatgtttcctTTGTCTGACTTTCTGCCTGTAAGCTATTTTCAAGTTAAAGATTACTAAGTGAATACAATATACCTATTCAGGCCATCAGAAAACTACAGCTAGTAAAATAAAGATATCAGCTACATTTTATTGAGTTGTCTTATTGCTTTATGAAGTATGAAAGTAAAATAGACTTTACCCCCAAtgtctctgtatccctcctctctcctgaaaCGTTCAACAGTACTTTCAAACATTCAAAGTGGTATTCATGCTAACAACTTACCCAGGACTATGGCTAACATTTGAGTGGCTTTCTTTTCCTTCTGTTGGGAGATCTTCCTCTTACTCATGAGAGTGGGTTGCTGCTTGATAGACGTCTGGGTTTTTCCGTTGGGTAAGGCCTCGGTCTGAAACGCTTTAGTCACTTTGGGCACTTCCGCCAGTATGTCCTTCGAGTCGCCGTTCTTCTCCACTTTGACGGAGCTCCCAGGCGGGGAGGGGGGCACAGAGGTGGGGCTGGCGTTTGCCTTAGTTGGCGGCAGGAGCTGGTGGCTGACAGGCGTGGCGGTGGCATTGTCCACATTCTTCTGTTTCTGAGGGTTGCAGTTGGTCATCTCGTCCAGCTCTATGTCGTCCCCTTCGTGGGCCACCTCTTTGATGAAGATCTGCTGACAGAGATCAACAACAATgttaaagtagtagtagtagtagtagtagcagtagcagcagcagtagtagtagtaatgtagcagtaaCTTCTATAGCTTGCTTACAGGGAGAAATGGGAACAATAGAGGTGACACCTTGTTAACTGCCTTTGAAAGTAAAGACATTCCCTTCTGAGAGTTACTCTGTAAAAATAGCACAACAAATACTTGACACACCACTTTTTTCTTGTTGACAGGAAAGCTCCCATTAGGTTTCACAATCACAGTGCACAGCCTCACATCTCCTGGGTGACTGCACTTCTCCTGAAACAACAACAGGGGAGAGAAGCTAGCACACAGTCACTGCACAGGCACCAAAAGGTCTCCAAGTCGCTCTTTGAGAGGGCACAATTGTAAAGAACAATTAACAATAAACTAAACAAATTGTAATTCTATTGAGCGTACGCCGTTATTTGATTCCCATTCGAATCATTACCTCCATAACACTCAATAGCGCAGAAATAAAAAGTCTCGGACTTAAAACTGACAATATTGTTTCAGAAATAGTTTATTGACTCACAGTATAAAAGTGATGAGGACTATTTGCCTTGCAATTGCATAGTACGTTCTGAATGCATTTCATctgctctctcccttccccacACCAAGACAAAAGGTATGCCTGTACATGAGCAATGTAGAGATACACGGCTTCTTTTCCTGTATTGATCCGCATTAATGTCACTAAAATCAATATCCAGAAAATGAAAAGGTCACGAAAAGGTACATCATAATTACTGTTGCATTTCAGCTCTCCTGCCAATCTAGTAGGCCAACGAACAATGGCCAACAATGACCAATTACAGCAGAATATGTTGCTAATAATCTCAATACGTGAAGAGAACCCTCTTAAAATGCCTTAGGATAATTGCGCGTGCCCTTTTCAATCCTGGCTAGAATTCTATCTGCTGTGTTTTTCTTGCCCCTCACACAAAATCATTATCTGTGTGTTCGGCATCTCATTTCTGGGAATAGCAAGCACTTTATGGACAATATTTAGCTTCCTCATGTTTGATTCCATTCTCCAAAAACACATGACATGTTGTTGACAATGGATTTAATTTAATTGTCTCTCCCTAAGTGTGTCAAGCACTTCATTTTTGAAAAACACGACTTGCAGCCTAGTCACCTTTAACGTGGCGCCTGCGTGGTGGTCGCCTGTCCCTTGACACGGGCGCTTTGTGTTCACCCGTTTCCGACGCTTGCGAAGCACCACATAAATCTGCACGTAGACCAGCAGAGTGATGATGAAGGGAATGTAGAAGGACACAATGGAGGAGTACACCACAAAGGCCGGGTTGGCGATGATGCACAGGGACTCGTCGCGAGTCGCTAGGGAGGAAAACAAAATTGCGCTCCGGTCAATACAGAGAACAGCAATACCCGCCAAACCAGTAGCCCAGTTGCACGAGTGAGCAGGGACAGCTCATTGGAGCAGGAGCCATTCTCTGTAGCATGACACGCAGCTTGACGTACAAGTACaacccctggacaggatgctagt
This window contains:
- the drd2a gene encoding dopamine receptor D2a isoform X1 — protein: MDVLTQYAYNESFWDNGNGSFNDTESGQKHPYNYYAMLLTLLILVIVFGNVLVCMAVSREKALQSTTNYLIVSLAVADLLVATLVMPWVVYLEVVGEWRFSKIHCDVFVTLDVMMCTASILNLCAISIDRYTAVAMPMLYNTRYSSRRRVTVMISVVWVLSFAISCPLLFGLNNTATRDESLCIIANPAFVVYSSIVSFYIPFIITLLVYVQIYVVLRKRRKRVNTKRPCQGTGDHHAGATLKEKCSHPGDVRLCTVIVKPNGSFPVNKKKVQIFIKEVAHEGDDIELDEMTNCNPQKQKNVDNATATPVSHQLLPPTKANASPTSVPPSPPGSSVKVEKNGDSKDILAEVPKVTKAFQTEALPNGKTQTSIKQQPTLMSKRKISQQKEKKATQMLAIVLGVFIICWLPFFITHILNTHCTTCKVPAEMYNAFTWLGYVNSAVNPIIYTTFNIEFRKAFIKILHC
- the drd2a gene encoding dopamine receptor D2a isoform X2, giving the protein MDVLTQYAYNESFWDNGNGSFNDTESGQKHPYNYYAMLLTLLILVIVFGNVLVCMAVSREKALQSTTNYLIVSLAVADLLVATLVMPWVVYLEVVGEWRFSKIHCDVFVTLDVMMCTASILNLCAISIDRYTAVAMPMLYNTRYSSRRRVTVMISVVWVLSFAISCPLLFGLNNTATRDESLCIIANPAFVVYSSIVSFYIPFIITLLVYVQIYVVLRKRRKRVNTKRPCQGTGDHHAGATLKEKCSHPGDVRLCTVIVKPNGSFPVNKKKVIFIKEVAHEGDDIELDEMTNCNPQKQKNVDNATATPVSHQLLPPTKANASPTSVPPSPPGSSVKVEKNGDSKDILAEVPKVTKAFQTEALPNGKTQTSIKQQPTLMSKRKISQQKEKKATQMLAIVLGVFIICWLPFFITHILNTHCTTCKVPAEMYNAFTWLGYVNSAVNPIIYTTFNIEFRKAFIKILHC